A portion of the Acidisoma sp. PAMC 29798 genome contains these proteins:
- a CDS encoding helix-turn-helix transcriptional regulator, producing MQDMTPPPHPADFLNDILMPATGRSDGEIAHLLGVSPETFYKLLTREKPITRQTAELLGRFFQTGVDFWLQMQAEFDRYMAMQIAIERELVSLPSAETWMAEDRLPEADVALERVPFDERMECIAHIRC from the coding sequence ATGCAGGATATGACGCCCCCTCCGCATCCGGCGGACTTTTTGAACGATATCCTGATGCCGGCAACAGGTCGCAGCGACGGAGAGATTGCCCATCTTCTGGGGGTATCGCCAGAGACTTTCTATAAGCTGCTGACCCGCGAAAAGCCGATTACGCGGCAAACGGCCGAACTCCTAGGCCGATTTTTCCAAACCGGCGTCGATTTCTGGTTGCAGATGCAGGCGGAGTTCGACCGCTATATGGCGATGCAGATTGCCATTGAGCGCGAACTCGTCAGCCTCCCGTCGGCCGAGACCTGGATGGCCGAAGATCGGTTACCAGAGGCTGATGTGGCATTGGAGCGTGTTCCGTTCGACGAACGGATGGAATGCATCGCCCACATCCGGTGCTAA
- the glf gene encoding UDP-galactopyranose mutase yields the protein MLDLIEDCDVVIVGSGFSGAVIAERCSSELGLRSVIIERRSHAGGNSYSEPDPDTGIEVHRYGAHLFHTSNRDVWNYINRFTGFTDYKHRVLSVYRDKIYTMPINLLTISQFFGKHMTPPEARALIEEHRAEMAGKSPSNLEEKAISLIGRPLYEAFIRGYTMKQWQTDPRDLPEGIITRLPVRMNFDTRYFEDTYEGLPVDGYAKIFDRMLDSTNIRVLLDTDFFALKEKIEGLGKLIFYTGPVDRFFDYRFGQLGWRTVDFERDLINRKDFQGAPVINYADETVPFTRILEFRHMHPERKYTEDKTVIFREYSRAAGAMDEPYYPIGTPADKDMYDQYRTLADAESNVIFGGRLGTYRYLDMHQAIGAALATFERTIKPRFTAPSSERIPTGMQPAA from the coding sequence ATGCTCGATCTGATTGAAGATTGTGATGTCGTCATCGTCGGATCCGGCTTCTCTGGCGCCGTGATCGCGGAGCGTTGCAGTTCAGAACTCGGCCTGCGGAGCGTTATCATCGAGCGTCGGTCGCATGCGGGGGGCAATTCCTACTCCGAACCCGACCCTGATACCGGCATCGAAGTGCATCGCTATGGCGCACATCTGTTCCATACCTCCAACCGCGACGTCTGGAACTATATCAATCGCTTCACCGGCTTCACCGATTACAAGCATCGCGTTCTGTCGGTCTATCGCGACAAGATCTACACGATGCCGATCAATCTGCTGACGATCTCCCAGTTCTTCGGCAAGCACATGACGCCGCCCGAGGCGCGCGCGCTGATCGAGGAACATCGGGCCGAGATGGCCGGCAAATCCCCGAGCAATCTCGAAGAAAAGGCGATCTCGCTTATCGGCCGACCTCTCTATGAGGCCTTCATTCGCGGCTATACCATGAAGCAATGGCAGACCGACCCGCGTGATCTGCCCGAGGGCATCATCACCCGGCTGCCGGTGCGCATGAACTTCGATACGCGGTATTTTGAGGATACCTATGAGGGTCTGCCGGTCGATGGCTATGCCAAGATTTTCGACCGCATGTTGGACAGCACGAATATCCGCGTGCTCCTCGATACCGACTTTTTCGCTCTGAAGGAAAAGATCGAGGGATTGGGCAAGCTCATCTTCTATACCGGGCCGGTGGACCGCTTCTTCGACTATCGCTTCGGCCAACTCGGCTGGCGCACGGTGGATTTCGAGCGCGACCTGATCAATCGTAAGGACTTCCAAGGCGCGCCAGTCATCAACTATGCCGACGAAACCGTGCCGTTCACGCGCATTCTGGAGTTCCGGCACATGCACCCGGAGCGGAAATATACGGAAGACAAGACAGTCATCTTTCGGGAGTATTCACGCGCGGCCGGCGCGATGGACGAGCCGTACTACCCGATCGGCACGCCGGCCGACAAGGACATGTATGATCAGTATCGGACCCTCGCGGACGCAGAATCGAACGTGATTTTCGGGGGCCGCTTGGGAACCTATCGCTATCTCGATATGCACCAGGCCATCGGCGCGGCCCTCGCGACCTTCGAGAGGACAATCAAGCCGCGCTTTACGGCGCCCTCAAGCGAGCGCATCCCGACCGGTATGCAACCGGCCGCTTAG
- the galE gene encoding UDP-glucose 4-epimerase GalE has product MSRKRFLVTGGAGFVGSHIVAALLAEGHEVVVYDNLSLGHRAAVLPGARLIVGDLADGAAIDAALSDGPWDAVFHFASLSLVGESMTLPFKYLLENGVNGIRLVEACVRHGIKRFVLSSTANLFGAADRSPIDETVAINPHSPYGESKFMVERALFWADQIHGMRSACLRYFNAAGADPDGRLGEDHTPETHLIPLAIDAVLGRRPPLSIFGSDYATPDGTCIRDYIHVTDLADAHIRVLTQLDNRSVHYNVGTGRGYSVLEIVESVARVAGKQVPATMAGRRAGDPAVLVAGADKLRSETGWSPRFTDLDDVVGTAFRWREAHPRGYDDAVARSAPTSTPQRVRA; this is encoded by the coding sequence ATGAGTCGCAAACGATTTCTCGTCACCGGGGGTGCTGGCTTCGTCGGCAGCCATATCGTGGCCGCTCTTCTTGCAGAGGGCCATGAGGTCGTGGTGTACGACAATTTGTCCTTGGGCCATCGCGCCGCCGTGCTGCCCGGTGCGCGCCTGATCGTCGGTGATCTCGCCGATGGTGCGGCCATCGACGCCGCGCTGTCGGATGGCCCCTGGGATGCCGTCTTCCACTTCGCCTCGCTGTCTCTGGTCGGAGAAAGTATGACGCTGCCATTCAAATACCTGCTTGAGAATGGCGTCAACGGGATCCGACTGGTCGAGGCCTGCGTAAGGCACGGCATTAAACGCTTTGTGTTGTCATCGACGGCCAATCTCTTCGGGGCCGCCGACCGCAGCCCAATTGACGAGACGGTCGCTATAAACCCGCATTCCCCCTATGGTGAAAGCAAGTTCATGGTCGAGCGCGCCCTGTTCTGGGCAGATCAGATCCATGGCATGCGCAGCGCGTGCCTGCGCTACTTCAACGCAGCCGGCGCCGATCCTGATGGTCGTCTGGGCGAAGATCATACGCCCGAGACGCATCTGATCCCCCTGGCGATCGACGCCGTTCTGGGCCGTCGGCCGCCGTTGTCGATCTTCGGATCGGATTACGCCACACCCGACGGCACCTGCATCCGGGACTATATTCATGTGACCGATCTCGCGGATGCCCATATCCGCGTGCTGACCCAGCTCGACAATCGCAGCGTTCACTACAATGTCGGCACCGGTCGCGGCTATTCGGTTCTGGAAATTGTGGAGTCGGTGGCCCGCGTCGCCGGCAAGCAGGTGCCGGCGACCATGGCCGGGCGGCGGGCCGGTGACCCGGCGGTATTGGTCGCGGGTGCCGACAAGCTGCGATCTGAAACCGGTTGGTCACCGCGCTTCACCGACCTCGATGACGTCGTGGGCACGGCCTTTCGGTGGCGTGAAGCGCATCCCCGTGGCTACGATGATGCCGTGGCGCGGTCAGCGCCGACATCCACACCGCAACGCGTCCGCGCCTAA